One region of Salvia miltiorrhiza cultivar Shanhuang (shh) chromosome 3, IMPLAD_Smil_shh, whole genome shotgun sequence genomic DNA includes:
- the LOC131014762 gene encoding pyruvate kinase 2, cytosolic-like codes for MVVSNYLLLEEPLRMASILEPSKPSFFPAMTKIVGTLGPNSRSVEVISGCLKAGMSVARFDFSFGDAKFHQETLENLSMAVKATKKLCGVMLDTLGPELLLVNKSEHPIALKEDSLVVLTPNQDKQASSDLLPINFSGLSKAVKKGDDIFIGQYLFTGNETTSVWLEVSEVKGEDVVCLIKNSATLAGPLYTLHASGIRIDLPTLTDKDKEVISTWGVQNKIDFLSLSYARRAEDVRHAREFLSGLADLSQTQIFAKIENVEGLANFDEILQEADGIILARGNLGIDLPPEKVFLYQKEAIYKCNVAGKPAVVTRVVDSMTDNLRPTRAEATDVANAVLDGSDAILLGAETLRGLYPVETISTVGKICAEAEKAYNQDLYFKKAVKHVGEPMTHLESIASSAVRAAIKVKASVIICFTSSGRAARLIAKYRPSMPVLSVVIPRLKTNQLSWTFSGAFEARQSLIVRGLFPMLADPRHPAELSSSTNESILKVALEHGKASGVIKSHDRVVVCQKVGDASVVKIIELED; via the exons ATGGTGGTCTCAAATTACCTGCTTCTTGAAGAGCCCCTGAGGATGGCTTCCATCCTCGAGCCATCCAAGCCT AGTTTCTTTCCGGCAATGACGAAGATAGTGGGGACACTAGGCCCAAATTCGCGGTCCGTCGAGGTTATATCTGGCTGTCTCAAGGCTGGAATGTCTG TTGCACGATTTGATTTCTCATTTGGTGATGCAAAATTTCACCAAGAAACATTGGAGAACTTATCGATGGCAGTCAAGGCGACCAAAAAACTGTGCGGG GTTATGCTAGATACATTGGGTCCAGAGCTGCTACTTGTCAACAAGTCTGAGCACCCCATCGCCCTTAAGGAAGATTCTTTGGTTGTCCTAACACCCAACCAAGATAAGCAAGCTAGTTCGGATCTACTTCcgattaattttagtggattaTCCAAG GCAGTGAAAAAGGGAGATGATATTTTCATTGGCCAATACTTGTTTACCGGAAATGAAACGACTTCGGTTTGGTTGGAG GTGTCGGAGGTAAAAGGGGAGGATGTGGTTTGTCTGATCAAGAATTCTGCCACGTTGGCTGGGCCGTTATACACGCTACATGCCTCTGGGATCCGTATTGATCTTCCTACTCTCACTGATAAAGATAAGGAG GTTATAAGCACTTGGGGAGTTCAAAACAAAATAGATTTTCTCTCACTTTCTTATGCTCGACGGGCTGAAGATGTTAGACAT GCACGCGAGTTTCTTTCTGGATTAGCTGACCTCAGTCAGACACAGATTTTCGCAAAGATTGAGAACGTGGAG GGCTTGGCTAATTTTGATGAGATTCTCCAAGAAGCAGATGGCATAATCCTTGCTCGCGGAAATCTTGGAATAGATCTACCACCCGAAAAG GTATTCTTATACCAAAAGGAAGCCATTTACAAATGCAATGTCGCCGGGAAGCCCGCAGTGGTGACTCGTGTTGTAGACAGTATGACCGACAATTTAAGGCCCACTCGTGCTGAAGCAACTGATGTTGCAAATGCCGTACTTGATG GCAGTGATGCAATTCTACTAGGTGCAGAGACCTTGCGAGGACTTTACCCTGTCGAGACGATATCTACAGTCGGGAAAATATGTGCTGAG GCAGAAAAGGCTTATAATCAAGATCTCTATTTCAAGAAGGCTGTGAAACATGTTGGCGAGCCAATGACGCACCTAGAATCAATAGCTTCCTCGGCA GTCCGTGCTGCCATCAAGGTAAAGGCATCGGTCATTATTTGTTTCACTTCATCAGGACGAGCTGCAAG GTTGATAGCTAAGTATAGACCTAGCATGCCGGTTTTGTCTGTTGTCATTCCACGTCTGAAGACGAATCAGCTCTCGTGGACCTTCAGTGGGGCTTTTGAG GCGAGGCAATCTCTGATAGTAAGAGGCCTTTTCCCCATGCTTGCAGATCCTCGACATCCA GCTGAACTCTCGAGCTCGACCAACGAGTCCATCTTGAAGGTGGCTTTGGAACACGGCAAGGCCTCCGGCGTGATAAAATCGCACGACCGCGTGGTGGTATGCCAGAAAGTTGGGGATGCGTCTGTGGTGAAGATCATTGAGCTTGAAGATTAG